The Rhodopirellula bahusiensis genome includes a window with the following:
- a CDS encoding UDP-2,3-diacylglucosamine diphosphatase, with protein MITFLPNQSSTVMPPRRRRTGPFARSSAAAAPANSAEDRSATRTVRSIFISDVHLGLRHAQVDRLLNFLNSHSPEHLYLVGDFIDARVLHMQPYWPPIYDRLLNRLAELAAEGTSIHYTPGNHDDYLRHVDWPETAESDDVTVGEQFVHETVDGRRVVVLHGDQFDKVERKAHWLSLIGTFLYTMLLTADRAINRVLKLLRMKPRRISRYLKQTTKRIVQWVSGFKSKVRQHACENDCDAIVCGHIHIPTVRRLSPTSDNPDAKRPLYFNLGDWVENATAMVEYGNGELELIDFDQSDRTPPASAKSQTQATDQLTPRAAAIKRHLFTGMA; from the coding sequence TTGATCACTTTTTTGCCCAACCAATCGTCCACCGTCATGCCCCCTCGCCGCCGGCGAACGGGACCTTTTGCGCGATCCAGCGCGGCAGCCGCGCCTGCGAACTCAGCGGAAGATCGCTCAGCAACACGGACGGTTCGCTCGATTTTCATCAGTGACGTCCACCTCGGTCTGCGACACGCCCAAGTCGACCGTCTGCTGAACTTTCTCAACAGCCATTCGCCTGAACACTTGTATCTCGTCGGCGATTTCATCGACGCTCGCGTGCTGCACATGCAGCCGTATTGGCCGCCGATCTACGACCGGTTGCTGAACCGACTGGCTGAATTGGCTGCCGAAGGAACGTCGATTCACTACACACCCGGGAACCACGACGATTACCTACGGCACGTCGATTGGCCCGAAACCGCCGAATCAGACGACGTGACCGTCGGTGAGCAATTCGTCCACGAAACCGTTGACGGCCGCCGAGTGGTGGTGCTTCACGGTGACCAATTTGACAAGGTCGAGCGGAAGGCCCACTGGCTCTCACTGATTGGCACCTTCCTTTACACAATGCTGCTGACCGCTGATCGGGCAATCAATCGTGTGTTGAAGCTGCTTCGGATGAAGCCCCGCCGAATCAGTCGCTATTTGAAGCAAACCACCAAACGAATCGTGCAGTGGGTCAGCGGATTCAAATCAAAGGTTCGCCAACACGCTTGCGAAAACGACTGCGACGCAATCGTTTGCGGTCACATCCACATTCCGACCGTGCGACGCCTCAGTCCGACATCGGACAATCCCGACGCCAAACGACCGCTGTACTTCAACCTGGGCGACTGGGTCGAAAACGCCACCGCGATGGTCGAATACGGAAACGGCGAGTTGGAGTTGATCGACTTCGACCAATCCGATCGCACCCCACCGGCTTCTGCAAAATCCCAAACGCAAGCCACCGACCAACTCACCCCAAGAGCCGCCGCCATCAAACGCCACCTCTTCACCGGCATGGCCTGA
- a CDS encoding dTDP-4-dehydrorhamnose 3,5-epimerase family protein, translating into MTNRFQIQTTPLKDLIVLERQPIGDHRGFLERMHCDADLGELLDGSSIVQINRTLTQQRGTVRGMHFQQPPHCEKKIVSCLRGEIFDVAVDLRPGSQSYLQWHGATLSESNHRTMFIPEGFAHGFQTLTDDCELLYLHTAFYNAESEAGLDATDSGLAIQWPLEISQRSDRDNRHPKLEDGFNGIQL; encoded by the coding sequence ATGACCAATCGCTTTCAGATTCAAACCACGCCACTCAAGGACTTGATTGTTCTTGAGCGACAGCCGATCGGCGATCACCGTGGTTTCTTGGAGCGAATGCACTGCGACGCAGACCTCGGCGAATTGCTGGACGGCTCTTCAATCGTTCAAATCAATCGGACTTTGACGCAGCAGCGTGGCACTGTCCGAGGAATGCATTTCCAACAGCCACCGCATTGTGAAAAGAAGATCGTCAGCTGTTTGCGTGGTGAGATCTTCGATGTGGCAGTCGACTTGCGTCCCGGCTCCCAATCGTATTTGCAATGGCACGGTGCCACACTCAGTGAATCCAATCATCGCACCATGTTCATTCCCGAGGGGTTTGCACATGGTTTTCAAACACTCACTGATGACTGTGAATTGCTGTACTTGCACACTGCGTTCTACAACGCGGAATCAGAAGCAGGTTTGGATGCAACAGACTCTGGTCTAGCGATTCAATGGCCCCTGGAAATCTCGCAACGCTCTGACCGCGACAACCGCCATCCGAAACTCGAGGACGGTTTCAACGGAATCCAACTATGA
- a CDS encoding class I SAM-dependent methyltransferase has protein sequence MKCRHCHHPLTLPFVELGSAPPSNAYLTQESLLSPEKWFPLRVLVCEQCWLVQTEDFSNAEELFDSQYAYFSGFSTSWLTHSEKYVHEMIERFSLDQSSHVVEVAANDGYLLQYVQAAGVPCLGIEPTASTAQAAREKGIEVVEQFFGVALATELVEQGKRADLTAANNVLAHVPDINDFVRGFSILLRDDGVATFEFPHLVKLVQESQFDTIYHEHFSYLSLTAVKAVFESNGLQVFDVQPLNTHGGSLRVFAQRTETGQRAATSGVNEVLQSEASLGLTTTDFYLGFQKKTNKVKDEFIRFLIDAKKAGKSVAAYGAAAKGNTLLNYAGIRPDLIQFVVDRNPAKQDKYMPGSRIPIVNEDELRLKQPDYIVVLPWNLLDEIANQLDYTRQWNAQLVSAIPSLKIL, from the coding sequence ATGAAATGCCGACATTGCCATCATCCGCTGACACTCCCATTTGTGGAGCTTGGAAGTGCTCCGCCGTCCAACGCCTACCTCACACAAGAATCACTGCTGTCCCCTGAAAAATGGTTCCCGCTGCGTGTCCTTGTGTGCGAGCAATGTTGGCTTGTCCAAACCGAGGACTTTTCCAACGCAGAAGAATTGTTTGATTCGCAGTATGCATACTTCAGTGGCTTTTCAACCAGTTGGCTGACCCACAGCGAAAAGTACGTGCATGAAATGATCGAGCGGTTCTCACTCGATCAAAGCAGTCATGTCGTAGAAGTCGCTGCCAATGACGGATATTTGCTTCAGTACGTTCAGGCAGCCGGCGTCCCTTGCCTCGGCATCGAACCCACGGCGAGTACAGCCCAAGCCGCTCGCGAAAAGGGAATCGAAGTCGTCGAACAATTCTTCGGTGTTGCCTTGGCGACCGAACTCGTTGAACAAGGCAAACGAGCGGACCTCACCGCCGCCAACAATGTTCTCGCGCACGTCCCTGACATCAACGATTTTGTTCGCGGCTTCAGCATTTTGCTTCGGGACGATGGTGTTGCCACATTTGAATTTCCACACTTGGTGAAGCTGGTCCAGGAAAGCCAGTTTGACACGATTTACCATGAACACTTTTCGTACCTATCACTGACCGCGGTAAAAGCGGTGTTCGAATCCAACGGATTGCAAGTGTTCGATGTTCAACCATTGAACACTCATGGCGGCAGCCTCCGCGTGTTCGCCCAACGCACCGAAACCGGGCAAAGAGCCGCGACTTCCGGTGTTAATGAAGTACTTCAGTCAGAAGCAAGCCTCGGACTAACCACCACCGACTTTTACCTTGGGTTTCAGAAAAAGACAAACAAAGTCAAAGACGAGTTCATCCGCTTTCTCATCGACGCTAAGAAAGCGGGAAAGAGCGTGGCGGCCTATGGTGCTGCGGCCAAGGGAAACACGCTTCTCAACTATGCCGGCATCCGTCCCGACTTGATCCAATTTGTGGTCGATCGCAACCCTGCGAAGCAAGACAAGTACATGCCTGGCAGCCGAATTCCGATCGTCAATGAGGACGAATTGCGTTTGAAGCAACCCGACTACATCGTGGTTCTTCCTTGGAACCTCCTCGATGAAATCGCGAACCAACTCGACTACACACGACAGTGGAACGCCCAACTGGTGAGCGCTATCCCAAGCCTGAAGATCTTATGA
- a CDS encoding DegT/DnrJ/EryC1/StrS family aminotransferase: MKPRIHYTKPSITDLEVRYATDAAENGWGAKCYEYIGRFEQAFREHLGVDHAIATSSCTGAIHMGLAALGIGPGDEVILADTNWIATAAPIVHLGATPVFVDVLKDSWCIDPEKAEAAITSKTKAIIAVHLYGNVCDMQSLCDLGERKNLPIIEDSAEAIGSEHHGRRAGSIGRFGTFSFHGTKTLTTGEGGMFVTNDAELYETVLTLSNHGRARSQTKQFWPDMVGFKYKMSNIQAAIGCAQMERIDSLISRKREIMSAYRSELSDLDWISLNPEDEGTVNGAWMPSIVCSPDSGITSDTLAERFRSENVDARVFFHPLSSLDFFDSKPENVNSYDLPKRSFNLPSYHDIEDSDIHRVAAIVRDLKPTGSF; this comes from the coding sequence ATGAAACCCAGGATTCACTACACCAAACCATCCATCACGGACCTCGAGGTCCGTTACGCAACAGACGCTGCCGAAAACGGATGGGGTGCGAAGTGCTATGAATACATCGGCCGCTTTGAACAAGCGTTCCGAGAACACCTCGGTGTTGACCATGCCATCGCGACCTCCAGTTGCACTGGCGCGATCCACATGGGACTGGCCGCACTAGGAATTGGACCAGGCGACGAAGTGATCCTGGCCGACACCAACTGGATCGCGACTGCAGCACCCATCGTTCACTTGGGTGCAACACCGGTATTTGTCGACGTCCTGAAAGATTCATGGTGCATTGATCCGGAAAAAGCCGAGGCGGCGATCACTAGCAAGACAAAAGCCATCATTGCCGTCCACCTGTACGGCAATGTTTGTGACATGCAGTCTCTGTGCGATTTGGGGGAACGCAAGAACCTGCCGATCATCGAAGACTCAGCCGAAGCGATTGGTTCGGAACACCATGGACGGCGAGCCGGAAGCATCGGCCGCTTCGGAACATTCTCGTTCCACGGCACAAAGACACTGACCACCGGTGAAGGCGGCATGTTCGTGACCAATGACGCTGAGCTGTATGAGACTGTTTTGACGCTTTCCAATCATGGTCGTGCTCGGTCTCAGACGAAACAGTTTTGGCCAGACATGGTTGGCTTCAAATACAAAATGTCGAACATCCAAGCTGCGATTGGATGCGCGCAAATGGAACGCATCGACTCGCTCATCAGCCGCAAACGCGAAATCATGTCAGCCTACCGATCTGAATTGTCGGACCTTGACTGGATCTCGTTGAATCCAGAAGACGAAGGCACAGTCAACGGAGCCTGGATGCCATCTATCGTCTGTTCTCCAGACTCTGGCATCACCAGCGACACACTCGCCGAACGATTCCGGTCCGAAAACGTTGATGCCAGAGTGTTCTTCCACCCGCTGAGCAGCCTCGACTTTTTCGATAGCAAACCTGAGAACGTCAATTCATACGACTTGCCCAAACGCTCCTTCAATCTGCCCAGCTATCACGACATAGAAGACTCTGACATTCACCGTGTTGCAGCCATTGTCCGAGATCTGAAACCGACTGGGAGCTTTTGA
- a CDS encoding formyltransferase family protein: MKLALFADGHVGTQIADWLLQHYADDLCLVVTTQENSITEAAKQHDVPAVAFRSEQQVLDFAGTRSIAPDLGILAWWPQLIRQAFLDFPRHGFINTHPSLLPFNRGKHYNFWAIVEKAPFGVTLHMVEQGVDNGDIVAQRQIAYDWEDNGESLFHRAQSTMLDLFRETYPKIRSLQFARTPQDLSKGSFHHSSELEPASQVFLKQTYQAEELLNRLRARTFDEHPSCWFEADGTKYEVRINIRKADS; encoded by the coding sequence ATGAAACTTGCTCTCTTTGCCGATGGACACGTTGGGACTCAAATCGCCGACTGGCTGCTGCAGCACTACGCAGACGATCTTTGCCTCGTTGTTACGACACAAGAAAACAGCATTACTGAAGCGGCTAAGCAGCACGATGTTCCGGCGGTTGCATTTCGTTCCGAGCAACAGGTTCTCGATTTTGCCGGGACAAGGTCAATCGCACCAGACTTGGGCATTTTGGCCTGGTGGCCCCAACTGATTCGTCAGGCGTTCCTCGACTTTCCACGGCACGGCTTCATAAACACCCACCCCAGTTTGCTGCCATTCAACCGAGGCAAACACTACAACTTTTGGGCCATCGTCGAAAAAGCACCCTTCGGAGTCACACTTCACATGGTCGAACAAGGGGTCGACAACGGTGACATCGTGGCTCAGCGCCAAATCGCCTACGATTGGGAAGATAATGGTGAATCACTTTTTCACCGAGCTCAATCGACGATGCTCGATCTATTTCGGGAGACCTACCCGAAAATTCGGTCACTTCAATTCGCCAGAACACCACAAGATTTAAGCAAGGGCAGCTTCCATCATTCATCGGAACTGGAGCCTGCTAGCCAAGTTTTTCTCAAGCAAACGTACCAGGCGGAAGAGCTACTCAATCGTTTGCGTGCCCGTACATTTGACGAACACCCGTCATGCTGGTTCGAAGCAGACGGAACTAAATACGAAGTAAGAATTAACATTAGGAAAGCCGACTCATGA
- a CDS encoding cephalosporin hydroxylase family protein, which produces MTPYEEFKSECDKEVQLQGKSQDLQDATKNWINEANAHKYSYHFEWLGRPIIQYPQDIVAVQELIWATQPELIIETGIAHGGSLILSASLLELNAACGGSQDAKVVGVDIDIRDHNRQAIEDHPMSKRIEMIQGSSIAPEIVAQIAELASGKSRVLVFLDSNHTHDHVLAELKAYAPMTTVGSYCVVFDTIIEDLPEGMFPDRPWGKGDNAKTAVHQYIGDNDNFSIDKTYNDKLLITVAPDGFLKRTK; this is translated from the coding sequence ATGACACCATACGAAGAATTCAAATCGGAATGTGACAAAGAAGTCCAACTGCAGGGCAAGTCACAAGATCTACAAGACGCCACAAAGAATTGGATCAACGAGGCAAACGCCCACAAGTATTCGTATCACTTTGAGTGGCTGGGTCGTCCGATCATCCAGTACCCACAAGACATCGTTGCGGTTCAAGAATTGATCTGGGCAACCCAACCTGAGCTGATCATCGAAACAGGGATCGCTCACGGCGGATCGTTGATTCTTTCAGCTTCCTTGCTGGAACTGAACGCCGCGTGTGGCGGAAGCCAGGATGCAAAAGTGGTGGGAGTCGACATCGATATTCGCGACCACAATCGCCAAGCGATCGAAGACCACCCAATGTCAAAACGCATTGAAATGATCCAAGGCTCGAGCATCGCCCCCGAGATCGTCGCCCAGATTGCCGAACTCGCCAGCGGAAAGAGTCGGGTGCTGGTGTTTCTGGACAGTAACCACACCCACGACCATGTCTTGGCTGAGCTAAAAGCCTACGCCCCGATGACAACCGTGGGCAGCTACTGCGTTGTCTTCGACACAATCATTGAAGACCTTCCTGAAGGAATGTTTCCCGACCGACCATGGGGCAAAGGCGACAATGCGAAAACAGCCGTTCACCAATACATTGGCGACAACGATAACTTCTCGATCGACAAAACCTACAACGACAAGCTGTTGATCACCGTCGCTCCAGATGGATTCCTAAAGCGAACGAAGTGA
- a CDS encoding NAD-dependent epimerase/dehydratase family protein, translating into MDVSSTSKATFQPSFWRDRSVLVTGATGLVGGWLVKRLLEAEADVICLIRDWTPNAEIVRCGDIDRVTVVRGDICDQECLERVLGEHEVSTVMHLAAQTIVGIANRNPVSTFEANIGGTWKLMEACRRSPKVEQVVVASSDKAYGDAKVLPYTEDTPLAGMHPYDVSKSCGDLIAQTYANTYDLPVCVTRCGNFYGGGDLNWNRIIPGTIRSVLRDEAPVIRSDGSFVRDYFYVEDGATAYMHLAEQMAERPELNGEAFNLSTEIQVSVLELVDQVLETMGSALQPKVLGEASNEIQHQYLDASKAREMLSWKPDFALNEGLARTIQWYQNYFENHQRQSPAIARVSRSTAAA; encoded by the coding sequence ATGGATGTTTCCAGCACCAGCAAAGCAACTTTTCAACCAAGCTTTTGGAGAGATCGTTCGGTACTGGTGACTGGCGCGACCGGATTGGTAGGTGGCTGGTTGGTGAAGCGGTTGCTCGAAGCTGAAGCCGACGTCATTTGTCTCATTCGGGATTGGACACCGAACGCAGAGATTGTTCGTTGCGGTGACATTGATCGAGTGACCGTCGTACGCGGAGACATCTGCGATCAAGAGTGCCTGGAGCGTGTCTTAGGTGAACACGAAGTGTCGACCGTGATGCATTTGGCGGCTCAAACGATCGTCGGCATTGCCAATCGAAATCCTGTTTCGACCTTTGAAGCCAACATCGGTGGCACCTGGAAGTTGATGGAAGCCTGTCGGCGCAGCCCGAAGGTAGAGCAAGTCGTTGTTGCATCCTCGGATAAAGCCTATGGCGACGCGAAAGTATTGCCGTACACCGAAGACACTCCTTTGGCAGGAATGCATCCGTATGATGTCAGTAAGTCTTGCGGCGATTTGATTGCTCAGACCTATGCGAACACTTACGATTTACCAGTCTGCGTGACACGCTGTGGGAACTTCTACGGTGGCGGCGATTTGAATTGGAACCGCATTATTCCCGGGACCATTCGCTCGGTTTTGCGTGACGAAGCCCCGGTCATTCGATCCGATGGTTCGTTTGTCCGCGATTATTTTTACGTGGAAGACGGTGCCACCGCCTACATGCACTTGGCAGAACAGATGGCGGAGCGACCCGAGCTCAACGGCGAAGCATTCAACCTTTCTACTGAGATTCAAGTCTCTGTTTTGGAGCTGGTCGATCAAGTTCTCGAGACGATGGGGTCGGCGCTTCAGCCAAAGGTATTGGGCGAAGCGTCCAACGAGATCCAGCACCAATACTTGGACGCCAGCAAAGCTCGGGAAATGCTGAGCTGGAAGCCCGATTTTGCCTTGAACGAGGGATTAGCTCGAACGATTCAGTGGTATCAAAATTACTTTGAAAATCATCAAAGGCAGAGTCCCGCGATTGCGAGAGTCTCTCGGTCAACCGCCGCGGCCTGA
- the rfbF gene encoding glucose-1-phosphate cytidylyltransferase — protein MSIVLLAGGLGTRLQEETTSRPKPMVEIGGRPILWHIMKHFAHHGQDEFNVACGYMGDFIKNYFLDQYNLSGDLSIDFGRNVVARKETEAESWRVNLFDTGIDTQTGGRLLRLKSRLDSGTFMLTYGDGVSDVDVEALLDFHRSHGRLATVTAVRPPARFGGLIMNGDFVDHFTEKPVSGEGWINGGFLVLEPGIFDYLSCDRDSLEADALERVAADGQLAAYRHDGFWQCMDTLRDKHYLQRLWDEDRAPWRTWDRDVQEPRLRIGPTKARAA, from the coding sequence ATGTCGATTGTATTGCTTGCCGGTGGACTCGGCACAAGATTGCAGGAAGAAACCACCAGTCGGCCCAAGCCCATGGTCGAGATCGGAGGGCGTCCGATCTTGTGGCATATCATGAAGCACTTCGCCCACCATGGCCAAGATGAGTTCAATGTCGCGTGTGGCTACATGGGCGACTTCATCAAGAACTATTTCCTCGACCAGTACAACTTGTCCGGTGATTTATCGATTGATTTCGGTCGCAACGTGGTTGCCCGCAAGGAAACCGAAGCGGAAAGCTGGCGTGTCAATTTGTTTGACACTGGGATCGACACTCAGACTGGTGGTCGATTGTTGCGTCTGAAGTCGCGATTGGACTCCGGCACATTTATGCTGACCTACGGCGACGGTGTCAGTGACGTCGATGTGGAAGCCTTGCTTGATTTCCATCGTTCGCACGGAAGATTGGCAACGGTCACCGCCGTCCGTCCACCAGCACGTTTTGGTGGGCTGATCATGAATGGCGATTTCGTGGATCACTTCACCGAAAAACCCGTTTCAGGCGAAGGCTGGATCAACGGCGGGTTCTTGGTTCTCGAGCCGGGGATTTTCGACTACTTGTCATGCGACCGCGACAGCTTGGAAGCGGATGCGCTTGAGCGGGTTGCGGCGGATGGCCAACTGGCCGCGTATCGCCACGATGGCTTTTGGCAGTGCATGGACACTCTTCGTGACAAGCACTATCTGCAGCGTTTGTGGGATGAGGACCGGGCTCCGTGGCGTACTTGGGATCGGGATGTGCAAGAACCACGTCTGCGAATTGGTCCCACTAAAGCCAGAGCGGCTTAG
- a CDS encoding glycosyltransferase family 2 protein — translation MIISLIIPTRERADYLKESLQTGLQIEDDQFELIVSDNASNDHTREVANEINDNRFKYINTGERISMRQNFEFALQHCSGDYVIYIGDDDCILPGQFRFLRQILEQHRPDSLSWDRPTYGWPVNGYGKRTGSLKFQRNSLYGEVETVDSDHSRQQLLDCNLGALGPKPAIYHGCISRQFLRSIETEDGICFASSNPDVYVTYQAVLRNAHALHVAHPFTLNGYSPVSTGGAHHAYKAGDPRCKPAQMFQQENKQDFLCDAIGYAVTVPHAFFSTLETIREISPQQIERPDYRAWYHYVLNSARPGDHETAKKLSDQMAEYAEKTGTQTELAEADDASVAVAGKIKKYSQRIEKLRTMMHRKRITAAIDGKNDALTAALTYDRVLGEDYAGILDGSRSRNICWKSAMQRTRQSQFVARAA, via the coding sequence GTGATCATTAGCCTCATCATCCCAACTCGGGAACGCGCTGATTACCTCAAAGAATCTTTGCAAACGGGGCTGCAGATCGAAGACGACCAGTTCGAACTCATCGTTAGCGACAATGCTAGCAATGACCATACCCGCGAAGTTGCCAACGAGATCAATGACAATCGCTTCAAGTACATCAATACTGGAGAGCGAATTTCGATGCGTCAAAACTTCGAATTCGCGTTGCAACATTGCAGCGGTGACTACGTCATCTACATCGGTGACGATGATTGCATTTTGCCCGGTCAATTTCGCTTTCTTCGGCAGATCCTCGAGCAACATCGCCCCGACTCATTGAGCTGGGACCGACCTACGTATGGTTGGCCCGTCAACGGATATGGGAAACGCACTGGCAGCCTGAAGTTTCAACGCAACAGCCTGTACGGCGAAGTGGAAACCGTTGACAGCGATCACTCCAGACAACAATTGCTTGATTGCAACCTTGGGGCACTTGGCCCAAAACCGGCCATTTACCATGGATGCATTTCAAGGCAGTTTCTGCGTAGCATCGAGACGGAGGATGGAATCTGCTTTGCAAGCAGCAACCCGGATGTCTACGTCACGTACCAAGCAGTCTTGAGGAACGCTCACGCCCTGCACGTAGCTCACCCCTTCACACTCAATGGCTATAGCCCCGTCAGCACAGGCGGAGCCCACCATGCTTACAAAGCGGGCGACCCTCGCTGCAAACCTGCTCAGATGTTTCAACAAGAAAACAAGCAGGATTTTCTGTGTGATGCGATTGGTTATGCAGTGACCGTCCCTCACGCATTCTTCTCGACGCTCGAAACGATCCGCGAGATTTCGCCGCAACAAATTGAACGTCCCGACTACCGTGCTTGGTATCACTACGTGCTCAACTCAGCCCGTCCCGGAGATCATGAAACAGCGAAAAAGCTCTCCGATCAAATGGCGGAATATGCAGAAAAGACCGGGACTCAAACGGAACTCGCTGAGGCGGATGATGCGAGCGTTGCTGTCGCCGGAAAGATCAAAAAATACAGTCAGCGAATTGAGAAGCTACGCACCATGATGCATCGCAAGCGAATCACGGCCGCAATCGACGGGAAGAACGATGCACTGACCGCTGCCTTGACTTACGATCGCGTGCTCGGGGAGGACTATGCAGGAATTCTCGACGGAAGCCGCTCGAGAAATATTTGCTGGAAATCCGCGATGCAACGTACTCGCCAATCACAGTTCGTCGCTCGCGCAGCCTGA
- a CDS encoding glycine--tRNA ligase — protein sequence MDALVSLCKRRGFLFQSSEIYGGVQGFWDYGPLGVELKRNLKDAWWHDMISGHNELVPPAGAPSTFEMVGLDCTIIMHPQVWKCSGHYDLFHDHMVDCRESKKRYRFDQVRGRFVEYQGTKIFVSTLAEIEQEEDEVRRRGLKYFKLRAKNADELTIEKESLTLDKLDSTENVLAPDAKALGTLTEPREFNLMFKTTLGALGGEEDTTFLRPETAQGIFVNFKNVVDSSRVRIPFGIGQTGKSFRNEITPRNFTFRSREFEQMEIEFFCHPDQSQEWYRYWRDRRMAWYTKLGLSDESLIMREHHTEELAHYSVGTADIEYAFPFLPEGEYGELEGIAHRGDFDLRSHMEGKLDPSTNPMTVELNEHGKPKYRGSGKDLAYRDDITNEKFVPHVIEPSAGADRAALAFLCEAYTEDEAPDENGKMQTRTVMKLDPRLAPIKAAVFPLVKKDGMPEVAQEIYGALKEHYNVFYDAKGAVGRRYRRQDEAGTPYCITVDGDSLTDKTVTIRDRDTLEQTRVKIDDVVSEIQSRMKAST from the coding sequence ATGGACGCCTTGGTGTCGTTGTGCAAACGACGCGGTTTTCTTTTCCAATCCAGCGAAATTTACGGCGGTGTCCAAGGCTTCTGGGACTACGGGCCGTTGGGCGTGGAGCTGAAACGCAACCTGAAGGATGCGTGGTGGCACGACATGATCTCCGGGCACAACGAATTGGTGCCGCCCGCCGGTGCTCCGTCCACCTTTGAAATGGTGGGCCTGGATTGCACGATCATCATGCACCCGCAAGTCTGGAAGTGCAGCGGCCACTACGACCTGTTCCACGATCACATGGTCGATTGTCGCGAGTCGAAAAAGCGTTACCGCTTTGACCAAGTTCGCGGACGTTTTGTGGAATACCAAGGCACGAAAATTTTCGTTTCGACGCTTGCCGAAATTGAGCAAGAAGAAGACGAAGTGCGTCGCCGCGGACTGAAGTACTTCAAACTTCGCGCGAAAAACGCAGATGAACTGACCATCGAAAAAGAATCGCTGACGCTGGACAAGCTCGACTCGACTGAGAACGTTTTGGCGCCCGACGCGAAGGCACTCGGAACGTTGACCGAGCCTCGTGAATTCAACTTGATGTTCAAAACCACCTTGGGTGCGTTGGGCGGCGAAGAGGACACAACCTTCCTCCGTCCAGAGACCGCGCAGGGAATTTTTGTCAACTTCAAAAACGTCGTCGACAGCTCTCGCGTTCGCATCCCGTTCGGAATTGGCCAAACCGGCAAGAGCTTCCGCAATGAGATTACGCCGCGAAACTTCACGTTCCGCTCTCGCGAATTCGAGCAAATGGAAATTGAGTTTTTCTGCCATCCTGATCAGTCGCAGGAGTGGTACCGGTACTGGCGAGATCGCCGGATGGCTTGGTACACCAAACTCGGTTTGTCCGACGAATCATTGATCATGCGGGAGCACCACACCGAGGAACTGGCTCACTACAGCGTCGGAACCGCCGACATCGAGTACGCGTTCCCGTTCCTGCCCGAAGGCGAATATGGCGAGCTGGAAGGGATCGCGCACCGCGGCGATTTCGACCTCCGCAGCCACATGGAAGGCAAGCTTGATCCGTCAACCAATCCAATGACCGTGGAACTGAATGAGCACGGAAAACCCAAGTATCGCGGCAGCGGCAAGGACCTCGCTTACCGGGACGACATCACGAACGAAAAGTTCGTCCCGCACGTGATCGAGCCTTCTGCAGGTGCGGACCGTGCTGCACTCGCGTTCCTCTGCGAAGCGTACACGGAAGACGAAGCGCCCGACGAAAACGGCAAGATGCAAACTCGAACGGTCATGAAATTGGACCCGCGTTTGGCACCGATCAAAGCCGCCGTATTCCCGCTCGTTAAGAAGGACGGGATGCCGGAAGTCGCGCAAGAGATCTACGGTGCGCTCAAAGAGCATTACAACGTCTTCTACGACGCCAAAGGTGCGGTGGGTCGACGTTACCGTCGCCAAGACGAAGCCGGAACGCCTTACTGCATCACCGTCGATGGCGATTCCCTGACGGACAAAACCGTCACCATCCGCGACCGAGACACCCTGGAACAAACCCGAGTCAAAATCGACGACGTCGTTTCCGAAATCCAGTCGCGAATGAAGGCCTCCACCTGA